One genomic window of Mycteria americana isolate JAX WOST 10 ecotype Jacksonville Zoo and Gardens chromosome Z, USCA_MyAme_1.0, whole genome shotgun sequence includes the following:
- the LOC142402740 gene encoding maestro heat-like repeat-containing protein family member 7 isoform X4 gives MWRQAVLAVAAMSKENKGLLDQHLCPCIRSIFCLAPAQSRDSQHASLDAQILRTLDSVLEVLARDASQVEKILQVLLPFTASQQVARRRKAVGRIACLSRFVMPSSMLEVSHLRDGNFFLFQAKPLQFLGQLMGHLTLSCAEKDQEISCGAAEALRAVHGFILLREACYAAREDPKLRVEREGPSTFWAKEPADEAPVFGRFLFQTERTSFLLTVLRGIVHPRVSDVQLIASVLEAVLRYPCSELNKVEEVVWTIHAQLACVSQKPLKDILMKTLLQVALLYPQRVTTSLLQASPYCDSAARAMWSTLASEPCLGDDMLKMLLWVQQTIGRQCRIVGERSYCIFLAVARAMHEIFLLPSSRCCVQLLLEELFMAVVFQVSFGLSGPQQGCCSSGSQSREAECSPVHTLRSAVCATQALFYCLGGGASLVEDIGRQGAWDMLMSPETYHTGIAVLTRVLRREVPACCVAVSQEAVRGLLERQAYQDIGAMTVFVELLDCTDFEHVSSQVLHVVQLHLQSKSMVLRRMAITSLVTLSARPQEAVTLQGLLPAVLQRLQDDDGDVAAAALAVLGNVLCLEDRPRAVSIALQLVETLPPLFENESSCVQARSILLWRDAMEVAVSTHKEQMRKDMQRSLLPLFFHLHDKDDSVAQGPPGPVPWAAVPSPRLCCSAGFSGNPPWSCQVPEAEAAQEAAGDRADMEGQRVPACGGQQQSGGVPAAEPAVPAEPTGALARGGRQVHRARRAAAEGRAPGEAPGHLRGPSRQGE, from the exons ATGTGGCGGCAAGCCGTGCTTGCCGTCGCTGCAATGAG CAAAGAGAACAAAGGCCTGCTGGACCAGCACCTCTGCCCCTGCATCCGCAGCATCTTCTGTCTtgctccagcacagagcagggacagccagcACGCTTCACTCGATGCTCAG ATCCTGAGGACTCTGGACAGCGTGCTGGAGGTGCTGGCGCGCGATGCTTCGCAAGTGGAGAAAATCTTGCAG GTCCTGCTGCCCTTCACGGCATCCCAGCAAGTGGCTAGGCGCCGCAAGGCTGTGGGGAGGATTGCCTGCCTGAGCCGCTTCGTGATGCCCTCCTCGATGCTGGAG gTCTCGCACTTGAGAGACGGCAACTTCTTCCTGTTCCAAGCGAAGCCTCTGCAATTCCTGGGGCAGCTGATGGGGCACCTCACCCTGTCCTGTGCCGAGAAGGACCAGGAgatcagctgcggggctgcggaGGCGCTGCGTGCCGTCCACGGCTTCATCCTGCTGCGAGAGG cctgctaCGCAGCACGCGAGGATCCAAAGCTTCGAGTGGAGCGGGAAGGACCTAGCACCTTCTGGGCCAAGGAGCCCGCTGACGAGGCACCG gTATTTGGGCGCTTCCTCTTCCAGACTGAGAGGACCAGCTTCCTCCTCACCGTCTTGAGAGGCATCGTGCACCCCAGGGTCTCCGATGTCCAGCTGATTGCCAGCGTGCTGGAGGCGGTCTTGAGATACCCGTGCTCGGAGCTGAACAAG GTGGAAGAGGTCGTGTGGACCATCCACGCGCAGCTGGCATGCGTCAGCCAGAAGCCCCTCAAGGACATCCTGATGAAGACCCTTCTCCAAGTGGCCCTCTTGTACCCTCAGAGGGTGACCACTAGCCTGCTGCAGGCTTCCCCGTACTGTGACAG CGCTGCCAGGGCCATGTGGAGCACGCTGGCCTCTGAGCCCTGCCTCGGGGACGACatgctgaagatgctgctgtgggtCCAGCAGACAATCGGCAGGCAGTGCCGCATCGTGGGAGAGCGCAGCTACTGCATTTTCCTGGCT GTAGCCCGTGCCATGCACGAGATcttcctgctgccctccagccgaTGCTGCGTGCAGTTACTTTTAGAGGAGCTCTTCATGGCGGTGGTCTTCCAGGTCTCCTTCGGCTTGAGCGGcccacagcagggctgctgcagctctggcagtcAGAGCAGGGAGGCCGAGTGTTCTCCAGTCCACACCCTCAG GAGCGCGGTGTGCGCCACGCAAGCTCTGTTCTACTGCCTGGGCGGCGGTGCCTCCCTGGTTGAAGACATCGGGAGGCAGGGCGCCTGGGACATGCTCATGAGCCCCGAGACCTACCACACCGGTATCGCCGTGCTGACTAG GGTGCTGCGGCGTGAGGTACCGGCCTGCTGCGTCGCCGTGTCTCAAGAGGCGGTCAGAGGCCTCCTTGAGAGGCAGGCCTACCAGGACATCGGCGCCATGACTGTCTTCGTCGAG CTCCTGGACTGCACCGATTTTGAGCATGTCAGCAGCCAAGTCCTGCACGTTGTCCAGCTCCACCTGCAGAGCAAGAGCATGGTGCTGCGCAGGATGGCAATCACAAGCCTCGTCACGCTGTCTGCGAGACCCCAGGAG GCTGTGACTCTGCAAGGCCTGCTGCCAGCGGTCCTGCAGCGACTGCAGGATGACGACGGCGATGTCGCGGCGGCGGCCCTGGCTGTCCTCGGCAACGTGCTCTGCCTGGAGGACAGGCCGAGGGCTGTGTCcattgctctgcagctggtcGAGACGCTCCCGCCACTCTTTGAAAAC GAGTCCAGCTGCGTGCAAGCGCGCTCCATCCTCCTCTGGAGAGATGCGATGGAGGTGGCAGTCAGCACCCACAAAGAGCAGATGAGAAAGGACATGCAGAGGAGCCTCCTGCCCCTGTTCTTCCACCTGCATGACAAGGACGACAGTGTGGCTCAG GGACCCCCAGGTCCCGTCCCCTGGGCGGCGGTGCCATCTCCccgtctctgctgctctgcaggcttcTCGGGAAACCCTCCTTGGAGCTGCCAAGTTCCTGAAGCGGAGGCAGCTCAGGAAGCTGCTGGCGACAGAGCAGACATGGAGGGTCAGCGAGTGCCTG CTtgtggagggcagcagcagagcggAGGAGtacctgcagcagagcctgccgTACCTGCAGAGCCCACAGGAGCCCTTGCGCGAGGCGGCCGTCAGGTTCATCG GGCTCGCCGGGCGGCAGCTGAGGGACGGGCGCCAGGAGAAGCTCCGGGTCATCTACGAGG CCCTTCGAGGCAAGGCGAATGA
- the LOC142402740 gene encoding maestro heat-like repeat-containing protein family member 7 isoform X1 has product MWRQAVLAVAAMSKENKGLLDQHLCPCIRSIFCLAPAQSRDSQHASLDAQILRTLDSVLEVLARDASQVEKILQVLLPFTASQQVARRRKAVGRIACLSRFVMPSSMLEVSHLRDGNFFLFQAKPLQFLGQLMGHLTLSCAEKDQEISCGAAEALRAVHGFILLREACYAAREDPKLRVEREGPSTFWAKEPADEAPVFGRFLFQTERTSFLLTVLRGIVHPRVSDVQLIASVLEAVLRYPCSELNKVEEVVWTIHAQLACVSQKPLKDILMKTLLQVALLYPQRVTTSLLQASPYCDSAARAMWSTLASEPCLGDDMLKMLLWVQQTIGRQCRIVGERSYCIFLAVARAMHEIFLLPSSRCCVQLLLEELFMAVVFQVSFGLSGPQQGCCSSGSQSREAECSPVHTLRSAVCATQALFYCLGGGASLVEDIGRQGAWDMLMSPETYHTGIAVLTRVLRREVPACCVAVSQEAVRGLLERQAYQDIGAMTVFVELLDCTDFEHVSSQVLHVVQLHLQSKSMVLRRMAITSLVTLSARPQEAVTLQGLLPAVLQRLQDDDGDVAAAALAVLGNVLCLEDRPRAVSIALQLVETLPPLFENESSCVQARSILLWRDAMEVAVSTHKEQMRKDMQRSLLPLFFHLHDKDDSVAQASRETLLGAAKFLKRRQLRKLLATEQTWRVSECLLVEGSSRAEEYLQQSLPYLQSPQEPLREAAVRFIGLAGRQLRDGRQEKLRVIYEALRGKANDSSLSVSSLAIQTLMILGATAQEPPSAFRLQALCYRLRRAWRRRTLAPGAGWLCCWSCVQS; this is encoded by the exons ATGTGGCGGCAAGCCGTGCTTGCCGTCGCTGCAATGAG CAAAGAGAACAAAGGCCTGCTGGACCAGCACCTCTGCCCCTGCATCCGCAGCATCTTCTGTCTtgctccagcacagagcagggacagccagcACGCTTCACTCGATGCTCAG ATCCTGAGGACTCTGGACAGCGTGCTGGAGGTGCTGGCGCGCGATGCTTCGCAAGTGGAGAAAATCTTGCAG GTCCTGCTGCCCTTCACGGCATCCCAGCAAGTGGCTAGGCGCCGCAAGGCTGTGGGGAGGATTGCCTGCCTGAGCCGCTTCGTGATGCCCTCCTCGATGCTGGAG gTCTCGCACTTGAGAGACGGCAACTTCTTCCTGTTCCAAGCGAAGCCTCTGCAATTCCTGGGGCAGCTGATGGGGCACCTCACCCTGTCCTGTGCCGAGAAGGACCAGGAgatcagctgcggggctgcggaGGCGCTGCGTGCCGTCCACGGCTTCATCCTGCTGCGAGAGG cctgctaCGCAGCACGCGAGGATCCAAAGCTTCGAGTGGAGCGGGAAGGACCTAGCACCTTCTGGGCCAAGGAGCCCGCTGACGAGGCACCG gTATTTGGGCGCTTCCTCTTCCAGACTGAGAGGACCAGCTTCCTCCTCACCGTCTTGAGAGGCATCGTGCACCCCAGGGTCTCCGATGTCCAGCTGATTGCCAGCGTGCTGGAGGCGGTCTTGAGATACCCGTGCTCGGAGCTGAACAAG GTGGAAGAGGTCGTGTGGACCATCCACGCGCAGCTGGCATGCGTCAGCCAGAAGCCCCTCAAGGACATCCTGATGAAGACCCTTCTCCAAGTGGCCCTCTTGTACCCTCAGAGGGTGACCACTAGCCTGCTGCAGGCTTCCCCGTACTGTGACAG CGCTGCCAGGGCCATGTGGAGCACGCTGGCCTCTGAGCCCTGCCTCGGGGACGACatgctgaagatgctgctgtgggtCCAGCAGACAATCGGCAGGCAGTGCCGCATCGTGGGAGAGCGCAGCTACTGCATTTTCCTGGCT GTAGCCCGTGCCATGCACGAGATcttcctgctgccctccagccgaTGCTGCGTGCAGTTACTTTTAGAGGAGCTCTTCATGGCGGTGGTCTTCCAGGTCTCCTTCGGCTTGAGCGGcccacagcagggctgctgcagctctggcagtcAGAGCAGGGAGGCCGAGTGTTCTCCAGTCCACACCCTCAG GAGCGCGGTGTGCGCCACGCAAGCTCTGTTCTACTGCCTGGGCGGCGGTGCCTCCCTGGTTGAAGACATCGGGAGGCAGGGCGCCTGGGACATGCTCATGAGCCCCGAGACCTACCACACCGGTATCGCCGTGCTGACTAG GGTGCTGCGGCGTGAGGTACCGGCCTGCTGCGTCGCCGTGTCTCAAGAGGCGGTCAGAGGCCTCCTTGAGAGGCAGGCCTACCAGGACATCGGCGCCATGACTGTCTTCGTCGAG CTCCTGGACTGCACCGATTTTGAGCATGTCAGCAGCCAAGTCCTGCACGTTGTCCAGCTCCACCTGCAGAGCAAGAGCATGGTGCTGCGCAGGATGGCAATCACAAGCCTCGTCACGCTGTCTGCGAGACCCCAGGAG GCTGTGACTCTGCAAGGCCTGCTGCCAGCGGTCCTGCAGCGACTGCAGGATGACGACGGCGATGTCGCGGCGGCGGCCCTGGCTGTCCTCGGCAACGTGCTCTGCCTGGAGGACAGGCCGAGGGCTGTGTCcattgctctgcagctggtcGAGACGCTCCCGCCACTCTTTGAAAAC GAGTCCAGCTGCGTGCAAGCGCGCTCCATCCTCCTCTGGAGAGATGCGATGGAGGTGGCAGTCAGCACCCACAAAGAGCAGATGAGAAAGGACATGCAGAGGAGCCTCCTGCCCCTGTTCTTCCACCTGCATGACAAGGACGACAGTGTGGCTCAG gcttcTCGGGAAACCCTCCTTGGAGCTGCCAAGTTCCTGAAGCGGAGGCAGCTCAGGAAGCTGCTGGCGACAGAGCAGACATGGAGGGTCAGCGAGTGCCTG CTtgtggagggcagcagcagagcggAGGAGtacctgcagcagagcctgccgTACCTGCAGAGCCCACAGGAGCCCTTGCGCGAGGCGGCCGTCAGGTTCATCG GGCTCGCCGGGCGGCAGCTGAGGGACGGGCGCCAGGAGAAGCTCCGGGTCATCTACGAGG CCCTTCGAGGCAAGGCGAATGACAGCAGCCTCTCGGTCTCTTCCCTGGCGATTCAAACCCTCATGATCCTGGGCGCTACAGCGCAAGAGCCTCCCTCCGCATTCCGCCTGCAAGCGCTGTGCTACCGGCTCCGGAGGGCGTGGAGGAGGAGGACCCttgccccaggagctggctggctgtgctgctggagctgcgtGCAGAGCTGA
- the LOC142402740 gene encoding maestro heat-like repeat-containing protein family member 7 isoform X5 has translation MWRQAVLAVAAMSKENKGLLDQHLCPCIRSIFCLAPAQSRDSQHASLDAQILRTLDSVLEVLARDASQVEKILQVLLPFTASQQVARRRKAVGRIACLSRFVMPSSMLEVSHLRDGNFFLFQAKPLQFLGQLMGHLTLSCAEKDQEISCGAAEALRAVHGFILLREACYAAREDPKLRVEREGPSTFWAKEPADEAPVFGRFLFQTERTSFLLTVLRGIVHPRVSDVQLIASVLEAVLRYPCSELNKVEEVVWTIHAQLACVSQKPLKDILMKTLLQVALLYPQRVTTSLLQASPYCDSAARAMWSTLASEPCLGDDMLKMLLWVQQTIGRQCRIVGERSYCIFLAVARAMHEIFLLPSSRCCVQLLLEELFMAVVFQVSFGLSGPQQGCCSSGSQSREAECSPVHTLRSAVCATQALFYCLGGGASLVEDIGRQGAWDMLMSPETYHTGIAVLTRVLRREVPACCVAVSQEAVRGLLERQAYQDIGAMTVFVELLDCTDFEHVSSQVLHVVQLHLQSKSMVLRRMAITSLVTLSARPQEAVTLQGLLPAVLQRLQDDDGDVAAAALAVLGNVLCLEDRPRAVSIALQLVETLPPLFENESSCVQARSILLWRDAMEVAVSTHKEQMRKDMQRSLLPLFFHLHDKDDSVAQGPPGPVPWAAVPSPRLCCSAGFSGNPPWSCQVPEAEAAQEAAGDRADMEGQRVPACGGQQQSGGVPAAEPAVPAEPTGALARGGRQVHRPSRQGE, from the exons ATGTGGCGGCAAGCCGTGCTTGCCGTCGCTGCAATGAG CAAAGAGAACAAAGGCCTGCTGGACCAGCACCTCTGCCCCTGCATCCGCAGCATCTTCTGTCTtgctccagcacagagcagggacagccagcACGCTTCACTCGATGCTCAG ATCCTGAGGACTCTGGACAGCGTGCTGGAGGTGCTGGCGCGCGATGCTTCGCAAGTGGAGAAAATCTTGCAG GTCCTGCTGCCCTTCACGGCATCCCAGCAAGTGGCTAGGCGCCGCAAGGCTGTGGGGAGGATTGCCTGCCTGAGCCGCTTCGTGATGCCCTCCTCGATGCTGGAG gTCTCGCACTTGAGAGACGGCAACTTCTTCCTGTTCCAAGCGAAGCCTCTGCAATTCCTGGGGCAGCTGATGGGGCACCTCACCCTGTCCTGTGCCGAGAAGGACCAGGAgatcagctgcggggctgcggaGGCGCTGCGTGCCGTCCACGGCTTCATCCTGCTGCGAGAGG cctgctaCGCAGCACGCGAGGATCCAAAGCTTCGAGTGGAGCGGGAAGGACCTAGCACCTTCTGGGCCAAGGAGCCCGCTGACGAGGCACCG gTATTTGGGCGCTTCCTCTTCCAGACTGAGAGGACCAGCTTCCTCCTCACCGTCTTGAGAGGCATCGTGCACCCCAGGGTCTCCGATGTCCAGCTGATTGCCAGCGTGCTGGAGGCGGTCTTGAGATACCCGTGCTCGGAGCTGAACAAG GTGGAAGAGGTCGTGTGGACCATCCACGCGCAGCTGGCATGCGTCAGCCAGAAGCCCCTCAAGGACATCCTGATGAAGACCCTTCTCCAAGTGGCCCTCTTGTACCCTCAGAGGGTGACCACTAGCCTGCTGCAGGCTTCCCCGTACTGTGACAG CGCTGCCAGGGCCATGTGGAGCACGCTGGCCTCTGAGCCCTGCCTCGGGGACGACatgctgaagatgctgctgtgggtCCAGCAGACAATCGGCAGGCAGTGCCGCATCGTGGGAGAGCGCAGCTACTGCATTTTCCTGGCT GTAGCCCGTGCCATGCACGAGATcttcctgctgccctccagccgaTGCTGCGTGCAGTTACTTTTAGAGGAGCTCTTCATGGCGGTGGTCTTCCAGGTCTCCTTCGGCTTGAGCGGcccacagcagggctgctgcagctctggcagtcAGAGCAGGGAGGCCGAGTGTTCTCCAGTCCACACCCTCAG GAGCGCGGTGTGCGCCACGCAAGCTCTGTTCTACTGCCTGGGCGGCGGTGCCTCCCTGGTTGAAGACATCGGGAGGCAGGGCGCCTGGGACATGCTCATGAGCCCCGAGACCTACCACACCGGTATCGCCGTGCTGACTAG GGTGCTGCGGCGTGAGGTACCGGCCTGCTGCGTCGCCGTGTCTCAAGAGGCGGTCAGAGGCCTCCTTGAGAGGCAGGCCTACCAGGACATCGGCGCCATGACTGTCTTCGTCGAG CTCCTGGACTGCACCGATTTTGAGCATGTCAGCAGCCAAGTCCTGCACGTTGTCCAGCTCCACCTGCAGAGCAAGAGCATGGTGCTGCGCAGGATGGCAATCACAAGCCTCGTCACGCTGTCTGCGAGACCCCAGGAG GCTGTGACTCTGCAAGGCCTGCTGCCAGCGGTCCTGCAGCGACTGCAGGATGACGACGGCGATGTCGCGGCGGCGGCCCTGGCTGTCCTCGGCAACGTGCTCTGCCTGGAGGACAGGCCGAGGGCTGTGTCcattgctctgcagctggtcGAGACGCTCCCGCCACTCTTTGAAAAC GAGTCCAGCTGCGTGCAAGCGCGCTCCATCCTCCTCTGGAGAGATGCGATGGAGGTGGCAGTCAGCACCCACAAAGAGCAGATGAGAAAGGACATGCAGAGGAGCCTCCTGCCCCTGTTCTTCCACCTGCATGACAAGGACGACAGTGTGGCTCAG GGACCCCCAGGTCCCGTCCCCTGGGCGGCGGTGCCATCTCCccgtctctgctgctctgcaggcttcTCGGGAAACCCTCCTTGGAGCTGCCAAGTTCCTGAAGCGGAGGCAGCTCAGGAAGCTGCTGGCGACAGAGCAGACATGGAGGGTCAGCGAGTGCCTG CTtgtggagggcagcagcagagcggAGGAGtacctgcagcagagcctgccgTACCTGCAGAGCCCACAGGAGCCCTTGCGCGAGGCGGCCGTCAGGTTCATCG CCCTTCGAGGCAAGGCGAATGA
- the LOC142402740 gene encoding maestro heat-like repeat-containing protein family member 7 isoform X3, translating into MWRQAVLAVAAMSKENKGLLDQHLCPCIRSIFCLAPAQSRDSQHASLDAQVLLPFTASQQVARRRKAVGRIACLSRFVMPSSMLEVSHLRDGNFFLFQAKPLQFLGQLMGHLTLSCAEKDQEISCGAAEALRAVHGFILLREACYAAREDPKLRVEREGPSTFWAKEPADEAPVFGRFLFQTERTSFLLTVLRGIVHPRVSDVQLIASVLEAVLRYPCSELNKVEEVVWTIHAQLACVSQKPLKDILMKTLLQVALLYPQRVTTSLLQASPYCDSAARAMWSTLASEPCLGDDMLKMLLWVQQTIGRQCRIVGERSYCIFLAVARAMHEIFLLPSSRCCVQLLLEELFMAVVFQVSFGLSGPQQGCCSSGSQSREAECSPVHTLRSAVCATQALFYCLGGGASLVEDIGRQGAWDMLMSPETYHTGIAVLTRVLRREVPACCVAVSQEAVRGLLERQAYQDIGAMTVFVELLDCTDFEHVSSQVLHVVQLHLQSKSMVLRRMAITSLVTLSARPQEAVTLQGLLPAVLQRLQDDDGDVAAAALAVLGNVLCLEDRPRAVSIALQLVETLPPLFENESSCVQARSILLWRDAMEVAVSTHKEQMRKDMQRSLLPLFFHLHDKDDSVAQASRETLLGAAKFLKRRQLRKLLATEQTWRVSECLLVEGSSRAEEYLQQSLPYLQSPQEPLREAAVRFIGLAGRQLRDGRQEKLRVIYEALRGKANDSSLSVSSLAIQTLMILGATAQEPPSAFRLQALCYRLRRAWRRRTLAPGAGWLCCWSCVQS; encoded by the exons ATGTGGCGGCAAGCCGTGCTTGCCGTCGCTGCAATGAG CAAAGAGAACAAAGGCCTGCTGGACCAGCACCTCTGCCCCTGCATCCGCAGCATCTTCTGTCTtgctccagcacagagcagggacagccagcACGCTTCACTCGATGCTCAG GTCCTGCTGCCCTTCACGGCATCCCAGCAAGTGGCTAGGCGCCGCAAGGCTGTGGGGAGGATTGCCTGCCTGAGCCGCTTCGTGATGCCCTCCTCGATGCTGGAG gTCTCGCACTTGAGAGACGGCAACTTCTTCCTGTTCCAAGCGAAGCCTCTGCAATTCCTGGGGCAGCTGATGGGGCACCTCACCCTGTCCTGTGCCGAGAAGGACCAGGAgatcagctgcggggctgcggaGGCGCTGCGTGCCGTCCACGGCTTCATCCTGCTGCGAGAGG cctgctaCGCAGCACGCGAGGATCCAAAGCTTCGAGTGGAGCGGGAAGGACCTAGCACCTTCTGGGCCAAGGAGCCCGCTGACGAGGCACCG gTATTTGGGCGCTTCCTCTTCCAGACTGAGAGGACCAGCTTCCTCCTCACCGTCTTGAGAGGCATCGTGCACCCCAGGGTCTCCGATGTCCAGCTGATTGCCAGCGTGCTGGAGGCGGTCTTGAGATACCCGTGCTCGGAGCTGAACAAG GTGGAAGAGGTCGTGTGGACCATCCACGCGCAGCTGGCATGCGTCAGCCAGAAGCCCCTCAAGGACATCCTGATGAAGACCCTTCTCCAAGTGGCCCTCTTGTACCCTCAGAGGGTGACCACTAGCCTGCTGCAGGCTTCCCCGTACTGTGACAG CGCTGCCAGGGCCATGTGGAGCACGCTGGCCTCTGAGCCCTGCCTCGGGGACGACatgctgaagatgctgctgtgggtCCAGCAGACAATCGGCAGGCAGTGCCGCATCGTGGGAGAGCGCAGCTACTGCATTTTCCTGGCT GTAGCCCGTGCCATGCACGAGATcttcctgctgccctccagccgaTGCTGCGTGCAGTTACTTTTAGAGGAGCTCTTCATGGCGGTGGTCTTCCAGGTCTCCTTCGGCTTGAGCGGcccacagcagggctgctgcagctctggcagtcAGAGCAGGGAGGCCGAGTGTTCTCCAGTCCACACCCTCAG GAGCGCGGTGTGCGCCACGCAAGCTCTGTTCTACTGCCTGGGCGGCGGTGCCTCCCTGGTTGAAGACATCGGGAGGCAGGGCGCCTGGGACATGCTCATGAGCCCCGAGACCTACCACACCGGTATCGCCGTGCTGACTAG GGTGCTGCGGCGTGAGGTACCGGCCTGCTGCGTCGCCGTGTCTCAAGAGGCGGTCAGAGGCCTCCTTGAGAGGCAGGCCTACCAGGACATCGGCGCCATGACTGTCTTCGTCGAG CTCCTGGACTGCACCGATTTTGAGCATGTCAGCAGCCAAGTCCTGCACGTTGTCCAGCTCCACCTGCAGAGCAAGAGCATGGTGCTGCGCAGGATGGCAATCACAAGCCTCGTCACGCTGTCTGCGAGACCCCAGGAG GCTGTGACTCTGCAAGGCCTGCTGCCAGCGGTCCTGCAGCGACTGCAGGATGACGACGGCGATGTCGCGGCGGCGGCCCTGGCTGTCCTCGGCAACGTGCTCTGCCTGGAGGACAGGCCGAGGGCTGTGTCcattgctctgcagctggtcGAGACGCTCCCGCCACTCTTTGAAAAC GAGTCCAGCTGCGTGCAAGCGCGCTCCATCCTCCTCTGGAGAGATGCGATGGAGGTGGCAGTCAGCACCCACAAAGAGCAGATGAGAAAGGACATGCAGAGGAGCCTCCTGCCCCTGTTCTTCCACCTGCATGACAAGGACGACAGTGTGGCTCAG gcttcTCGGGAAACCCTCCTTGGAGCTGCCAAGTTCCTGAAGCGGAGGCAGCTCAGGAAGCTGCTGGCGACAGAGCAGACATGGAGGGTCAGCGAGTGCCTG CTtgtggagggcagcagcagagcggAGGAGtacctgcagcagagcctgccgTACCTGCAGAGCCCACAGGAGCCCTTGCGCGAGGCGGCCGTCAGGTTCATCG GGCTCGCCGGGCGGCAGCTGAGGGACGGGCGCCAGGAGAAGCTCCGGGTCATCTACGAGG CCCTTCGAGGCAAGGCGAATGACAGCAGCCTCTCGGTCTCTTCCCTGGCGATTCAAACCCTCATGATCCTGGGCGCTACAGCGCAAGAGCCTCCCTCCGCATTCCGCCTGCAAGCGCTGTGCTACCGGCTCCGGAGGGCGTGGAGGAGGAGGACCCttgccccaggagctggctggctgtgctgctggagctgcgtGCAGAGCTGA